In Schizosaccharomyces osmophilus chromosome 1, complete sequence, the genomic window ggtCATTCTAAGCGTCCAAGCCGATAAACATATAGGTAACTGAAGAATGAACCAATATTTTGAAGTAGCAGCGAGGACAATAGGAGCCTTTTACGGGCAAAAGCCGCCAATTCGAAAAGTCGTTTACAATTGAATTGGCTTTTCAGGAAGATCAAAACCATTTTGGAAACgaatttcttgttctttacCATCAGAAATATATTGGATTTCCACATCCTCAATGGAGTGGATTTTAATAACGTTATTGAAAACAAGTAAGCAACAACccaattggaaaaagctGTATAGGTTGGATGCAGCAACAATCACCATAAAGACCTTTTGCATATTGGCGCTGCACATCATTACGTTTTCGCTGCCAAAGACTTCGCATAATATATAGGGGTTCATGGAAAAGTAAATCAAGACGCATGATCTTAAACACATGCTAAAGAAGGCATCGGTCGTCGACCACAAGAGTAGAAGATGAGACCaagagatttttttctaagtAGTTAGCATATCATTTCGGGTCGCCTACTTCGCGGagtatttcttcttgtgaACAAACCTTGTAAGCCAAAAAAGTTCCAATGAATCCGGAAATAAGAGTACCAATGCCCCAAAGTCCAACGTGTTTCCATCCTCGCAGGAGACAGTACAGCAATGAAAGATTCATGCCGACAATGGCTGCGAACATAAAAAGGCAAGGAATCTTTACATATTCGATAGACCtcagaaaagtaaaaactTTGGAGAAAGAAGGCATTATAAATTTCTGCTtatcaataaaaagatgCTTGTTGTTTGTAAGTCTACTTAAAGCCAGTCTCTATAAATAAACACggccttttgtttttttttgtgtatGTGTGCAtgtaaacataaacatcTACTCCAAATCAAACCCATCGACATACATTAGGAAACCATTGTTTACCTTATGTCATACTTCTCCTGTAACATGTTAATTAACATGGTAAAAGAGACATTTTACAGTGCTTTCTAGTGGTTTTATATAGGATTTCAAGTCATATGATTGCTAAATGGAAGGGCttcactttttgttttagaaCACAGCGACTTGTAAAGTTGCAAACTGATTTCGAAATTGTTTACTTAAGTTCCAAATTTCCATCCTGTCGAGTTGGAAATATAGAACTATGCACGTTCGTCATAATGCAAGTATGTTTTGCAGCAATGGGAGAAAACATCTAgtcatttcattttttttttcggggttttttttgttttccaatttttatttattttttatttgtttacgttaTTCGGCTATTTTTGTCTTCACAATCGTCATAATTCTTACGTACGtaattgatttttaaaCGAAATGCCTGAAGACAACAATCATCATTCTTCAACTTACCGTCTGCCAACATCTAATCGTGTTTGAATCGTTAGACACGACCAGATTTAGATCATGAGCAATGGTTCAAAAAACTATAATGCGCAGTTGACTGCAGCAGCAGCTTCAACAGCTCTTCACAATCCTAGGGGATATAATAACGATGAAAACCATAGAACAGTAAACTCTTTCCTTGGAAACCGTACTCTAACTTTCTCAAGTTCTACAAAATCACCTCAGTATGACTACTTACGATCAAAGGCAATGCACACGCCGTATGTTCCAAGAACAAGTGGTAGCAATTTGCGTAATCCAAACCCGGTCTATAATCCCTCTTCTCCTGCTGCAAGTAGTTATACACCCTCAAGTACTGGAAAAAGATATACTTTGACTTCCGCTTCTGCAAAGTATCTCACAAAATCTGAAAGACAGAGAAATCCTTCTAGCTATGCAAACGACTTTactccttctttttcccttcCTATAGAGCGTCAACGTGCACCGTCTATCACCAGCAACATTTCGGAAACTCCTAGTACTAGAGATTATGAGGATTCTCGATTACATACGAAGGCCCCTCAGTACGCTCGAGAAATTTCTCAACGACCTAATAATGTCGGTCAAACAATACAAGGAAGTACAACCTCAACGAATCGTATCCCTCTTTCAAGCCGAAACAGCCATCTGGGCTCTCCTATCCTTACAAACAACATTAGATCTATTGTTTCAAGTAGCGCGCCCTCTTCACCAGCTGGTAATCAAGCTTCTTATTCAGTTTCATCTCCTTTACAACGTTCTAGCACTGTAGGGCGCCCTTCACCAGGTTCGATCCAAAAATCAGCTATGAAAAAACATTCTCCAGTCGTTTCGGTTGACGGACAATTACCCGAATATACGCCTAAGAAACGCGTAAGCATTTACGAGGATAAGGACAGTAATAGGATGGATAACTCTTCATCAGAATCGCTTTATCAGGACGTCaatgaagaatttgaatctAACCCAACTGAGTTGAGTGGATCACCTGCTTTCTATGTTCCATCAACAAAACGTATCTCTGTTATACCATCCAATGTTCCTCGCAGTCCTTCTCACTCTGCCAAATCTGACAATACGCAGTTTATATCTTTAGAAGATGCTGcgaaaaaaagagttgAAGAAATGCTTAGACAAATGGACGGTAATAATCAAACCAATAGTATGAGTCAAATGTCTAACAACGGTCTTCCATTGGAAACTATTCCAGATGACAATAcgtcttttgtttcagaAAGCAGCTTCGATCGCGATGGCAACAGAGGCCGTGGTCGAAACCTGCTTGCTAAATTAAAACCCAAAAGGTCTAGCTCAAAGGCATCACGTGACTTGCCTTATGGTCATTACGGTGCTTCTTATTCCTCTTTGGTAGGCAATGGCAACGGCCGTTATACACTGCGTGGGTCTAACGCGGGTAATCAACAACGCGAACCTATTTATTCTCTTCGGCAAACATCCCAACCTGATAATACGCACGAAAGAAGATCTTACACTTTCAGTGGTACTAACCCTATGGCGACGGATGATACAGCTTATGAAAATAGATTTGTCAATGATAGTGACAGTATGCTGGATAATCAACCTCCTCAAAAGCccaagaaaaagggaaataAGCTAAAAGCCtttaaaaagctttttaaaatcagattttgaaaacattatTAAGAATGGCAGACGCTTGAATTCATAATTGTGCCTTCTGATGCGTTTAATTAGCATGACTTGTTGGCGGATTTATCTAATTACCATCTACTATTGGAATCTTATTAATCtataatttattataaCTCCGCAGTCATTGTACTGTTGTTTGCCGTTTTCATCTCCCTCAAAATGTTATAATTTCATTACAAGCTTTGTGGTGTTAATTTAATCgtgtttctttttgttgataCTTTTGGCTAAACAAATCACATTTCATATAATCAACGCTATTATTAAGCAATTatcaagtaaaaaaaaatggtttgTTACCACTGCGATGGTCACGACTGGCAAGATCCTCTAAGTATTTTCTCGATAAAACTTCCGTAATTGTAGGTTCTCTTTCTTCCCAGTTCATAATAGTTTCATTGAGTAAGTACTTGTCGGTATAATCTTGATAATAACTTATTTGCTCCTTCAGATCATCATTTGGATTGTAACGAAGTGGTTCAACATCAATGAAAGTTCCTTGATCATCAACTGGATATCCGTTTTCCATGCTCGATAAACCATCCATTAGTGAAATCCTGCAGCTTTCTGCGTCGCTCATAATTTCTGGAGAGTGGCTACTTAGCTCCTCATCGTCTGATTGCAGTTCAATTATTTCCACTGAGCCTAtgttttccttctcttcGGCGTCCGATGGCTTTGAATTTCGTAATGGATATTGAATATCTGACTTGGCACGTAGTGCTTTGTCAGACACTGACCTGGTCGGTATACGATTAATAGTATTCGCATGAGTATCGTTTGAATTCAAAGAATCCTTATGCTTGCCATTGGATTTCATATACGATAAACGAGCACAGCCAGtcgaaaaagaatatcTAGTCTCTTTTGGTTCATCATTAAATACGACCAAAGCCTCACAGTTCGCAtcattgttttgtttatcaTTATCTGAACTTCCTAATGCATTTTCAGAATAGTTTTCACGAACAGCTGATATCCATGATACTAAAGGATCATAACTAGAACTTTGGTTGCTTGGGAATTCCATAGCTAAACGAGCAGCAAAGGATGAAACTCGTTTACTATTTAAAGTAGAATCTTTGTTCTCTTTAAATCCATTCatacttatttttttgaattaatCAGGTTGTTGCTTGCGTTACAAATATTCCACTTGCAATATTCATAAAGTAAACAtacataaacaaacaaaggcATTGTTGTTCTCGAGACAACAGGCAAGGTTTTCAGCTTAACTAAcataaattgaaaaaattctGGCATATTAGCTAAcgatttattaaaagaaatgaaggaaaaaaaactaaCTTCTCTAATTAAAGTTCGAATAAAACGAGTACCACTCATATAACTTTCCTGTGCAGAGAAAAGAGTATAAAAGGCGGCTTCTGAAACTCTTCATTTGATTACTCAAAAGTAGTTCATAACACTCAGCATTCAAGGATATTGAATGTTACTCTAAAATTCCTTGAATcacttttcaaagaaaccaaTTTGGAGCTCCCCAATTAATTTAATTACACAAAAATCgttgttatttatttctttttagaatcTTCATCTGCCTCTTCCTCATTGTCAGACCGACTATCAACAGCACCTTCACCGGAAAAAACACGATATGCGACTTTGACAATCATGCCAAACCAAATGTAAATTAAAATCtgcaaagagaaaagaagaaaaatgaaagcgTAGTATACTTTCtcattaaatatataacCTTTCGAAAGGTCCACATGGAATCCGCCTATAATCCTAGGAGCGGATATTACCACGACTTTAAGGATTCtgtaaaaaagataatgTCTTGAATATATCCAACTTGCCATAAAGAGAccaaataaataatcaCAGATTTTACCACACCCGAGGTATTTTATCATTTTAGAGCCTGATAGAATGTAGTCTGATAAATCGAAAATGTATAAAATGGCATTACCAACTCGAAGGAAATTAAAGCAATAGCTCAAACTAATTAAAGAACATGTGACAATATGATGTGCAAACATTTGCCAATGATCAGCGCGGCGTTGTTCCACGTGAAGGACATACAATTGCTGTAACCAAAATCCAAACTGAACAAGGTAatagaatttgaaaagcttaGACATATAATACTGGGGATAGTGTTCAAAAAGTTGTTCTTCGTGACCCCAATATCCACTAGTACGATAGATGTAACACCCAAGTACCCAAAAGACGAGGTAATACAAGAAGCAATACCCTTGCTCACAGAATCGAATAAcaatttttcgtttccgGATTCCGTAgaacaaaatgaaagggCGAAAGCAATAATCCATAACAACGCTTCTGATAGCAGTAAAAATAACTACccaaaataaagaaaaaagaagatctTTGGGGCCTTTTCCGTAAACGCCCGACGATTCTTTATAGGACAAAACCACAAATGGTTCAGCATAGGGCCTTGTCGACggtaaataataaaaaaagatgctTAACGAAATAAGAGCTAAggtgatttctttttgccataaaacaagaaataaagGAGCTTGTACTAATTTTTTGCCATCTCTTGCTACGAAATTTCTCCGATCTTCTAAAGAGCATCTAAAAAAAGTACTGTCGTCACCTATGTGAACAAGATCTTTAATAGAATCCTGGCCAGTAGTCTTTGTACGAGTAGGCTTATGttgttttcctttcgaAGCTTTTTTGGTCATAGTGGATTCGGACAAACAAAGTAGATGTATATAGTCTTAGACAACTTTCAACTcgaatgaaaatgaaaatgctCGTGTATCGGTTCCAAAATAAAGattaaaacaaagaaagagaaaggaaaaggaaaaggaatatGAAATgcaaaatgcaaaaagaacGGAAGGAAGACTGAGCACTCGTGTAGTGTATTCAAATTGATAttaagaaacaaaaactagaaaagaaaacaatgttAATAAACCCCTCAcctaaaagaagaatgcGCAAACTTGCTTGTCAAAGTCAAGCCatatatattttgaaaattcgTCAACAGCTAATGACGCTTCCTTGCCGTCTTCTAATAAAAATGTCGCAATGGCAACCATTGCTTTTAGATTAAATTATGTAGcgaaaataacaaaagcGGTAACTTGTGACGGAACCACCACTTTCtcattgaaaacaaaagtatctAGCTACAATCTATAGTAATTCGCCCTGCGTGTGGGA contains:
- the meu31 gene encoding Schizosaccharomyces specific protein Meu31; this translates as MPSFSKVFTFLRSIEYVKIPCLFMFAAIVGMNLSLLYCLLRGWKHVGLWGIGTLISGFIGTFLAYKKKISWSHLLLLWSTTDAFFSMCLRSCVLIYFSMNPYILCEVFGSENVMMCSANMQKVFMVIVAASNLYSFFQLGCCLLVFNNVIKIHSIEDVEIQYISDGKEQEIRFQNGFDLPEKPIQL
- the sle1 gene encoding eisosome assembly protein Seg1, translated to MSNGSKNYNAQLTAAAASTALHNPRGYNNDENHRTVNSFLGNRTLTFSSSTKSPQYDYLRSKAMHTPYVPRTSGSNLRNPNPVYNPSSPAASSYTPSSTGKRYTLTSASAKYLTKSERQRNPSSYANDFTPSFSLPIERQRAPSITSNISETPSTRDYEDSRLHTKAPQYAREISQRPNNVGQTIQGSTTSTNRIPLSSRNSHLGSPILTNNIRSIVSSSAPSSPAGNQASYSVSSPLQRSSTVGRPSPGSIQKSAMKKHSPVVSVDGQLPEYTPKKRVSIYEDKDSNRMDNSSSESLYQDVNEEFESNPTELSGSPAFYVPSTKRISVIPSNVPRSPSHSAKSDNTQFISLEDAAKKRVEEMLRQMDGNNQTNSMSQMSNNGLPLETIPDDNTSFVSESSFDRDGNRGRGRNLLAKLKPKRSSSKASRDLPYGHYGASYSSLVGNGNGRYTLRGSNAGNQQREPIYSLRQTSQPDNTHERRSYTFSGTNPMATDDTAYENRFVNDSDSMLDNQPPQKPKKKGNKLKAFKKLFKIRF
- the mug125 gene encoding Schizosaccharomyces specific protein Mug125 — its product is MNGFKENKDSTLNSKRVSSFAARLAMEFPSNQSSSYDPLVSWISAVRENYSENALGSSDNDKQNNDANCEALVVFNDEPKETRYSFSTGCARLSYMKSNGKHKDSLNSNDTHANTINRIPTRSVSDKALRAKSDIQYPLRNSKPSDAEEKENIGSVEIIELQSDDEELSSHSPEIMSDAESCRISLMDGLSSMENGYPVDDQGTFIDVEPLRYNPNDDLKEQISYYQDYTDKYLLNETIMNWEEREPTITEVLSRKYLEDLASRDHRSGNKPFFFT
- the lag1 gene encoding sphingosine N-acyltransferase Lag1, which translates into the protein MTKKASKGKQHKPTRTKTTGQDSIKDLVHIGDDSTFFRCSLEDRRNFVARDGKKLVQAPLFLVLWQKEITLALISLSIFFYYLPSTRPYAEPFVVLSYKESSGVYGKGPKDLLFSLFWVVIFTAIRSVVMDYCFRPFILFYGIRKRKIVIRFCEQGYCFLYYLVFWVLGCYIYRTSGYWGHEEQLFEHYPQYYMSKLFKFYYLVQFGFWLQQLYVLHVEQRRADHWQMFAHHIVTCSLISLSYCFNFLRVGNAILYIFDLSDYILSGSKMIKYLGCGKICDYLFGLFMASWIYSRHYLFYRILKVVVISAPRIIGGFHVDLSKGYIFNEKVYYAFIFLLFSLQILIYIWFGMIVKVAYRVFSGEGAVDSRSDNEEEADEDSKKK